One genomic window of Acomys russatus chromosome 29, mAcoRus1.1, whole genome shotgun sequence includes the following:
- the Rcc1 gene encoding regulator of chromosome condensation isoform X2 — protein MPPKRIAKRRSPPEDAIPKSKKVKVSHRSHNTEPGLVLTLGQGDVGQLGLGESVLERKKPALVPLLQDVVQAEAGGMHTVCLSQSGQVYSFGCNDEGALGRDTSVEGSEMVPGEVELQEKVVQVSAGDSHTAALTEDGRVFLWGSFRDNNGVIGLLEPMKKSMVPVQVQLDMPVVKVASGNDHLVMLTTDGDLYTLGCGEQGQLGRVPELFANRGGRQGLERLLVPKCVLLKSRGSRGRVRFQDAFCGAYFTFAISREGHVYGFGLSNYHQLGTPGTGSCFIPQNLTSFKNSTKSWVGFSGGQHHTICMDSEGKAYSLGRAEYGRLGLGEGAEEKSIPTHISRLPIISSVACGASVGYAVSKDGRVFAWGMGTNYQLGTGEEEDAWSPVEMTGKQLENRVVLTVSSGGQHTVLLVKDKDQS, from the exons ATGCCACCCAAGCGCATAGCTAAGAGAAGGTCACCCCCAGAAGATGCCATCCCCAAAAGCAAGAAGGTGAAAG TCTCACACAGGTCCCACAACACAGAACCAGGCTTGGTGCTGACACTGGGCCAGGGCGACGTGGGCCAGCTGGGGCTGGGTGAGAGTGTGCTGGAGAGGAAGAAGCCGGCCTTGGTGCCCCTTCTGCAAGACGTTGTGCAGGCTGAGGCTGGGGGCATGCATACTGTGTGCCTGAGCCAAAGTGGCCAG GTCTACTCCTTCGGCTGCAATGATGAGGGTGCCCTGGGAAGGGACACATCAGTCGAGGGCTCAGAGATGGTCCCTGGGGAAGTGGAGCTGCAAGAGAAGGTGGTGCAAGTGTCCGCAGGAGACAGTCACACAGCAGCCCTCACCGAAGATGGTCGTGTCTTCCTGTGGGGCTCTTTCCGG GACAATAACGGTGTGATCGGGTTGTTGGAGCCCATGAAGAAGAGCATGGTGCCTGTTCAAGTGCAGCTAGATATGCCTGTGGTGAAGGTAGCCTCAG GGAATGACCACTTGGTGATGCTGACTACTGATGGAGACCTCTACACCTTGGGTTGTGGAGAGCAGGGTCAGCTGGGCCGTGTGCCTGAATTATTTGCCAATCGAGGTGGTCGCCAGGGCCTTG AGCGACTCCTGGTCCCCAAATGTGTGCTGCTGAAATCCAGGGGAAGCCGTGGCCGTGTCCGGTTCCAGGATGCCTTCTGTGGCGCCTATTTCACTTTTGCCATCTCTCGAGAGGGCCACGTGTATGGCTTTGGCCTCTCCAACTATCACCAGCTCG GAACTCCAGGCACTGGATCTTGCTTCATTCCTCAGAACTTGACATCCTTCAAGAATTCCACCAAGTCCTGGGTGGGCTTCTCTGGGGGCCAGCATCATACAATCTGCATGGATTCCGAAG GAAAAGCATACAGCCTGGGCCGGGCTGAGTATGGGCGCCTGGGCCTTGGGGAGGGTGCTGAGGAGAAGAGCATCCCCACCCACATTTCCAGGCTGCCCATCATCTCCTCAGTGGCCTGTGGGGCTTCTGTGGGGTATGCCGTGTCCAAGGATG GTCGTGTTTTTGCCTGGGGCATGGGCACCAACTACCAGCTGGgcactggggaggaggaagatgcCTGGAGCCCTGTGGAAATGACTGGCAAACAGCTGGAGAACCGTGTGGTCTTAACTGTGTCCAGTGGGGGCCAGCACACCGTCTTACTAGTTAAGGACAAGGATCAGAGCTGA
- the Rcc1 gene encoding regulator of chromosome condensation isoform X1 yields the protein MPPKRIAKRRSPPEDAIPKSKKVKGPHNRGPATRSCQVSHRSHNTEPGLVLTLGQGDVGQLGLGESVLERKKPALVPLLQDVVQAEAGGMHTVCLSQSGQVYSFGCNDEGALGRDTSVEGSEMVPGEVELQEKVVQVSAGDSHTAALTEDGRVFLWGSFRDNNGVIGLLEPMKKSMVPVQVQLDMPVVKVASGNDHLVMLTTDGDLYTLGCGEQGQLGRVPELFANRGGRQGLERLLVPKCVLLKSRGSRGRVRFQDAFCGAYFTFAISREGHVYGFGLSNYHQLGTPGTGSCFIPQNLTSFKNSTKSWVGFSGGQHHTICMDSEGKAYSLGRAEYGRLGLGEGAEEKSIPTHISRLPIISSVACGASVGYAVSKDGRVFAWGMGTNYQLGTGEEEDAWSPVEMTGKQLENRVVLTVSSGGQHTVLLVKDKDQS from the exons ATGCCACCCAAGCGCATAGCTAAGAGAAGGTCACCCCCAGAAGATGCCATCCCCAAAAGCAAGAAGGTGAAAG GCCCTCATAACCGCGGTCCTGCCACCCGCTCCTGCCAAG TCTCACACAGGTCCCACAACACAGAACCAGGCTTGGTGCTGACACTGGGCCAGGGCGACGTGGGCCAGCTGGGGCTGGGTGAGAGTGTGCTGGAGAGGAAGAAGCCGGCCTTGGTGCCCCTTCTGCAAGACGTTGTGCAGGCTGAGGCTGGGGGCATGCATACTGTGTGCCTGAGCCAAAGTGGCCAG GTCTACTCCTTCGGCTGCAATGATGAGGGTGCCCTGGGAAGGGACACATCAGTCGAGGGCTCAGAGATGGTCCCTGGGGAAGTGGAGCTGCAAGAGAAGGTGGTGCAAGTGTCCGCAGGAGACAGTCACACAGCAGCCCTCACCGAAGATGGTCGTGTCTTCCTGTGGGGCTCTTTCCGG GACAATAACGGTGTGATCGGGTTGTTGGAGCCCATGAAGAAGAGCATGGTGCCTGTTCAAGTGCAGCTAGATATGCCTGTGGTGAAGGTAGCCTCAG GGAATGACCACTTGGTGATGCTGACTACTGATGGAGACCTCTACACCTTGGGTTGTGGAGAGCAGGGTCAGCTGGGCCGTGTGCCTGAATTATTTGCCAATCGAGGTGGTCGCCAGGGCCTTG AGCGACTCCTGGTCCCCAAATGTGTGCTGCTGAAATCCAGGGGAAGCCGTGGCCGTGTCCGGTTCCAGGATGCCTTCTGTGGCGCCTATTTCACTTTTGCCATCTCTCGAGAGGGCCACGTGTATGGCTTTGGCCTCTCCAACTATCACCAGCTCG GAACTCCAGGCACTGGATCTTGCTTCATTCCTCAGAACTTGACATCCTTCAAGAATTCCACCAAGTCCTGGGTGGGCTTCTCTGGGGGCCAGCATCATACAATCTGCATGGATTCCGAAG GAAAAGCATACAGCCTGGGCCGGGCTGAGTATGGGCGCCTGGGCCTTGGGGAGGGTGCTGAGGAGAAGAGCATCCCCACCCACATTTCCAGGCTGCCCATCATCTCCTCAGTGGCCTGTGGGGCTTCTGTGGGGTATGCCGTGTCCAAGGATG GTCGTGTTTTTGCCTGGGGCATGGGCACCAACTACCAGCTGGgcactggggaggaggaagatgcCTGGAGCCCTGTGGAAATGACTGGCAAACAGCTGGAGAACCGTGTGGTCTTAACTGTGTCCAGTGGGGGCCAGCACACCGTCTTACTAGTTAAGGACAAGGATCAGAGCTGA